One window of the Candidatus Zixiibacteriota bacterium genome contains the following:
- a CDS encoding conserved membrane hypothetical protein (Evidence 4 : Unknown function but conserved in other organisms), whose protein sequence is MNSPETIPTLAWVPFALLLLLIAVMPLAFPKFWERNRNKAVITAVVTLPILVFLVLNIRHELLLSIRDYLSFIILLGSLYIISGGILLTGDLKATPAVNTAFLTIGAILANFIGTTGASMLLIRPLLRTNSERKHTGHIPVFFIFIVSNIGGALTPLGDPPLFLGYLKGVPFLWTLGLFPIWLFTLIVITLVFFIWDSRSYRKESPLDIRRDIVRATPLGISGKINILFLLGVVLAVALQTPAPYREIIMIMMAVLSMISGGRKVRRQNHFTFGPIAEVAILFAGIFITMVPLLILLRSQGAEFGLSRPWQFFWCTGGLSSFLDNTPTYVTLFSLAEGVTKATAGSSGAVVAGVSADLLRAISCGAVFMGANTYIGNGPNFMVKAIAEEQKVRVPHFFGFMGYSLLILMPIFLLVTVVFFR, encoded by the coding sequence ATGAACTCTCCGGAGACTATCCCGACTTTGGCCTGGGTTCCTTTTGCCCTGTTGCTTCTTTTAATCGCCGTGATGCCTCTGGCCTTTCCCAAATTCTGGGAAAGAAATCGCAATAAGGCCGTCATAACGGCTGTCGTCACTCTTCCCATCCTTGTTTTTCTCGTGCTGAATATTCGCCATGAATTATTGCTCTCAATCCGGGATTATCTTTCATTCATAATTCTCCTCGGTTCTCTTTATATCATCTCCGGCGGAATTCTGCTTACCGGCGATCTGAAAGCCACCCCGGCCGTCAACACCGCCTTTTTGACCATCGGAGCGATCCTGGCCAATTTTATCGGGACTACCGGCGCCAGCATGCTTCTGATTCGCCCCCTTTTACGGACCAACAGCGAGCGGAAACATACCGGCCACATACCGGTCTTTTTCATATTCATTGTCTCCAATATCGGCGGCGCCCTGACCCCTTTAGGCGACCCGCCCCTGTTTCTCGGCTATCTCAAAGGGGTTCCGTTTCTCTGGACTTTGGGGCTTTTTCCCATCTGGCTTTTTACCCTGATTGTGATAACCCTGGTATTTTTTATTTGGGATAGCCGCAGTTACCGAAAGGAAAGCCCTCTCGATATTCGGCGGGATATTGTCCGCGCCACCCCCCTCGGTATCTCCGGCAAGATAAATATTTTGTTTCTTCTCGGGGTGGTTCTGGCCGTGGCCCTTCAGACCCCCGCTCCGTACCGTGAAATAATCATGATTATGATGGCAGTCTTATCGATGATTTCCGGCGGCCGAAAGGTGCGCCGTCAAAATCATTTCACGTTCGGCCCGATTGCCGAGGTCGCCATCCTTTTTGCCGGAATTTTTATTACGATGGTGCCGCTCTTGATTCTTCTCCGCAGTCAGGGGGCGGAATTCGGTCTTTCCCGGCCTTGGCAATTTTTCTGGTGCACCGGAGGGCTCAGTTCGTTTCTGGACAACACCCCCACCTACGTGACCCTGTTCTCGCTGGCGGAAGGGGTGACTAAAGCGACCGCCGGTTCAAGCGGGGCGGTGGTGGCCGGAGTGAGCGCCGATTTGCTTCGCGCCATCAGTTGCGGAGCGGTTTTTATGGGTGCAAATACCTACATCGGCAACGGCCCCAATTTTATGGTGAAGGCCATCGCCGAAGAGCAGAAGGTCAGGGTGCCTCATTTCTTCGGATTTATGGGGTATTCGCTTTTGATTCTGATGCCGATTTTTCTCTTGGTGACGGTTGTCTTCTTCCGATGA
- a CDS encoding putative PpiC-type peptidyl-prolyl cis-trans isomerase (Evidence 3 : Putative function from multiple computational evidences), whose amino-acid sequence MRKFKSLLAGLLTASLLVIFVAACSKSNKEVLAEVGNDKITTQDLSDIFDRSRASFASYQDELNNRRAILDSLIIQRLLVQEAYKKHIDASEEVNRIVLASTDRFLLDILYQREILDKIKVSDADIKDFYDKLENKVRASHILVQSEDTANMIMDSLKAGSSFENMAVKYSVDRTAKTNQGDLGYFVWGQMDPSFQEQVFKLNPGEMSTPFKTRFGWHIVKMTDRAPNELRQSLERMEPDIRRTLTAMKTQELIQQYTQTLQDKFPVKIDTATCQYLIHRRNGLYPPQVLATLPQNDFDLSQLDRDEKELVLATWDGGQMTLGQYLTRIRELRGVQKPNFDNYQGLSEFIFQLNLQNILAAEARRSGLEQDAEYKRKVKQFKELAMADIMQNDSLPVPPVPDEGQLRQYYDQHPEEFSVPAMIHVYEIMFPTQSEAESYKTKINSLARFKEVASTMTERPGKRTSGGDLGFIEQGYYPEIYRAASQAESDQIVGPIAVSGKYSLIYVAEKKPSEARDFLTVKKEIQDKMERELKQKSFSDWVDQQKKDISVKIFENNLRATIDPSKYSDADSTRG is encoded by the coding sequence ATGCGAAAATTTAAGTCCCTACTTGCGGGTCTGCTGACAGCATCATTACTGGTGATATTCGTTGCGGCCTGCAGCAAGAGTAACAAAGAAGTCCTGGCCGAGGTGGGTAACGACAAAATCACCACCCAGGACCTTTCCGATATATTCGACCGCAGCCGCGCTTCGTTCGCATCATATCAGGATGAACTCAATAACCGCCGCGCCATTCTCGATAGTCTTATCATTCAGAGGCTTTTGGTGCAGGAAGCCTATAAGAAGCATATTGATGCCTCCGAAGAAGTCAATCGGATTGTCCTGGCCTCCACCGACCGCTTTCTGCTCGATATCCTGTATCAGAGGGAAATTCTGGATAAGATAAAAGTAAGCGACGCCGACATTAAAGATTTTTACGATAAACTGGAAAATAAGGTCCGGGCCTCGCACATTTTGGTGCAGAGCGAAGATACCGCCAATATGATCATGGATAGTCTCAAGGCCGGGTCCAGTTTTGAAAATATGGCCGTCAAATACTCGGTCGACCGGACCGCCAAGACCAATCAGGGGGATCTCGGATATTTCGTCTGGGGACAGATGGATCCCAGTTTCCAGGAGCAGGTTTTTAAACTCAATCCGGGCGAGATGTCCACGCCGTTCAAGACCCGTTTTGGCTGGCATATCGTCAAAATGACCGACCGCGCCCCGAACGAGTTGCGCCAGAGTCTGGAAAGAATGGAACCGGATATCCGGCGCACGTTAACCGCCATGAAAACGCAGGAACTGATTCAGCAGTATACGCAGACGCTTCAAGACAAATTCCCGGTAAAAATCGACACCGCCACCTGTCAGTACCTGATTCATCGGCGCAACGGTCTTTACCCGCCCCAGGTTCTGGCCACCCTGCCTCAGAACGATTTCGATCTCTCCCAGTTGGATCGGGATGAGAAAGAACTGGTGCTGGCGACCTGGGATGGCGGACAGATGACCCTGGGACAGTACCTGACCCGGATCCGGGAATTACGGGGGGTGCAGAAGCCGAATTTCGATAACTATCAGGGTTTAAGCGAATTCATTTTCCAATTGAACCTGCAGAATATTCTGGCCGCCGAGGCCCGCCGCTCCGGGCTGGAACAGGATGCGGAATACAAGCGGAAGGTCAAGCAGTTCAAAGAACTGGCCATGGCCGATATCATGCAGAATGATTCCTTGCCGGTTCCGCCGGTCCCCGATGAAGGCCAACTGCGGCAATATTACGATCAGCACCCGGAGGAATTTTCGGTTCCGGCCATGATCCACGTGTATGAAATCATGTTCCCGACGCAGTCGGAGGCGGAAAGTTACAAAACGAAAATTAACAGCCTCGCCCGTTTCAAGGAAGTGGCTTCGACCATGACTGAACGTCCGGGCAAACGGACATCGGGCGGCGATTTGGGCTTTATCGAACAGGGATATTATCCTGAGATTTACCGGGCCGCCTCTCAGGCCGAAAGCGACCAGATCGTGGGACCGATCGCGGTCTCGGGAAAGTATTCGCTCATATATGTCGCCGAGAAGAAGCCGTCGGAAGCCAGAGATTTCCTGACCGTCAAGAAGGAAATTCAGGACAAGATGGAAAGGGAGCTGAAGCAGAAGTCTTTCAGTGACTGGGTGGATCAGCAGAAGAAAGACATCTCGGTCAAGATATTCGAAAACAACCTGCGCGCCACGATCGATCCGTCGAAGTACAGTGACGCCGATTCGACCCGAGGGTAA
- a CDS encoding exported hypothetical protein (Evidence 5 : Unknown function), with protein MIRPQNKIMKSLFLIMAVLIFEAAPSMAQNGADILGMVLDSIGFTRADLGYRPTGYWNRFPLDIPYKLTSFDALFSEPLKLYDYSKTMANAVERYLDPKFLDTTSVSLYNLTYSLGVDRKLGGFRNYSANLIPVTDSIHPLDRAMERLFLLAGEQPSYYAFGSKSDWPEYHTKVKELTSKISAPAERILAQAIINITDIIRWRNLAFRNCPPQAMQAVFNLRDLASTQGDGTVYHPELDDIARTIDWPSLHYAALKAAALVELTADSLAHYGGIPENVSFDLLTPFGRILLFAKGYYIAPDIRQSTLTDRNHGFRDCHNTLLVIDLGNSMQFSGACGATSSLANPVSLFIDLGGDDIYSPPNLNTLSQGAGLLGIGILYDCAGKDQYWGDDFSQGSGLFGVGILADLSGDDKYGAKLSSQGCGYFGIGLCLDGAGDDNYYLYGDGQGFGSVGGGVGVLADYSGNDFYKAEPYAKVFNRGDYHSNMVINGNGAQGVGFGRRGDGTDGHAWAGGLGAIIDISGNDHYLSGNWSLGCAYWFATGIAYDGSGDDFYESCYFTQGSGAHYCNGILIDEGGNDRHELFETAGAALGFGWDFTNAFLINIGGNDSYKAKMISMGLAQIRSNAFLIDIGGDDTYRLGGNTPGLGEATPRDDYGKPSKLTPYHTYCNSLGAFIDIGGNDKYFSFTDSSETDHPRAGNGRLWYAPANGDSTYGNNNFGVGVDIENGVIPELEKWK; from the coding sequence ATGATTCGGCCCCAAAATAAGATTATGAAATCCCTATTCCTGATTATGGCGGTGCTGATATTTGAGGCGGCACCTTCGATGGCGCAAAATGGAGCCGACATTCTCGGAATGGTGCTCGACTCGATCGGCTTTACTCGGGCCGATCTGGGATACCGCCCGACTGGATATTGGAACCGATTCCCTCTCGATATTCCTTATAAATTGACATCCTTCGACGCCCTCTTTTCGGAGCCGTTGAAATTATACGATTACAGCAAGACCATGGCCAACGCCGTCGAGCGCTACCTGGACCCGAAATTCCTCGATACAACTTCGGTTTCGCTCTATAATTTGACTTATTCCCTTGGTGTCGACCGCAAATTGGGCGGTTTCCGCAACTATTCGGCCAATCTGATTCCGGTCACCGATTCTATTCACCCTCTGGATAGGGCCATGGAACGATTGTTTCTTCTGGCCGGCGAACAACCGTCGTATTATGCTTTCGGAAGTAAATCGGACTGGCCGGAATATCATACCAAAGTGAAAGAACTCACATCCAAAATATCGGCCCCCGCCGAGAGAATACTGGCGCAGGCGATAATCAATATCACCGATATAATCCGCTGGCGCAACCTCGCCTTCCGCAACTGCCCCCCGCAGGCGATGCAAGCCGTGTTCAACCTGCGCGATCTGGCTTCGACTCAGGGCGACGGCACCGTCTATCACCCCGAACTCGATGATATCGCCCGCACCATCGACTGGCCCTCGCTCCATTATGCCGCTCTCAAGGCGGCGGCCCTGGTCGAACTGACCGCCGACTCGCTCGCCCATTATGGCGGCATCCCCGAAAACGTATCTTTTGATTTGCTCACCCCCTTTGGCAGAATTCTCCTATTTGCCAAGGGATATTATATCGCTCCCGATATACGCCAATCTACATTGACAGACCGTAACCACGGTTTTCGGGATTGCCATAATACTCTGCTCGTTATCGATTTGGGAAACAGCATGCAGTTTTCCGGCGCCTGCGGGGCCACTTCCAGTCTTGCCAATCCCGTATCCTTGTTTATTGATCTCGGCGGTGATGATATTTATTCCCCTCCTAACCTGAATACTCTCTCTCAGGGTGCCGGACTGCTGGGCATCGGGATCCTCTATGATTGCGCCGGCAAGGATCAATATTGGGGAGATGATTTCAGTCAGGGTAGCGGTCTGTTCGGCGTCGGCATCCTTGCGGATTTGAGCGGTGACGACAAATACGGTGCCAAATTATCTTCACAAGGATGCGGCTATTTCGGCATCGGCCTTTGCCTTGACGGTGCCGGCGATGACAACTATTATCTTTATGGCGACGGGCAGGGGTTCGGCAGTGTCGGTGGCGGTGTCGGTGTCCTGGCCGACTATTCGGGCAACGATTTCTATAAAGCCGAGCCCTATGCCAAAGTCTTTAACCGTGGTGACTATCACTCCAACATGGTGATCAACGGCAACGGCGCTCAGGGGGTCGGGTTTGGTCGGCGCGGCGACGGCACCGATGGGCACGCCTGGGCGGGAGGATTGGGGGCGATTATCGATATTTCGGGCAATGACCACTATCTTTCCGGAAACTGGTCGCTGGGATGCGCCTACTGGTTTGCCACCGGGATCGCCTACGACGGTTCCGGCGATGATTTTTATGAATCGTGCTATTTCACGCAAGGATCCGGAGCACACTACTGCAATGGCATATTAATCGACGAAGGGGGTAACGACAGGCACGAGTTATTCGAGACCGCGGGTGCGGCCCTGGGATTCGGCTGGGATTTTACCAACGCCTTTCTTATCAATATCGGCGGTAATGATTCCTACAAAGCCAAGATGATTTCAATGGGATTGGCCCAAATCCGTTCCAATGCTTTTCTGATCGATATCGGCGGGGATGATACCTATCGCCTGGGAGGAAATACACCGGGCCTGGGCGAAGCCACTCCGCGTGATGATTACGGCAAACCGTCCAAATTGACTCCGTACCATACATACTGTAATTCCCTCGGGGCATTTATCGATATCGGCGGCAATGACAAATATTTCTCCTTCACCGATTCTTCCGAGACCGACCATCCGCGGGCCGGCAACGGCCGCCTCTGGTACGCTCCCGCCAATGGAGATTCGACATACGGAAACAACAATTTCGGGGTCGGCGTTGATATAGAAAACGGCGTCATTCCGGAGCTGGAAAAGTGGAAATAG
- a CDS encoding conserved hypothetical protein (Evidence 4 : Unknown function but conserved in other organisms): MRLDDFLSTVGLIKRRTVAKEMALGGLIKINNNRAKPAHDVKVGDIISISGSHPVTVEITAVPTGNVSKEARSSYFKIV; the protein is encoded by the coding sequence ATGAGGCTCGATGATTTTCTCTCTACGGTCGGCCTGATAAAGCGCCGCACCGTGGCCAAAGAGATGGCTCTGGGCGGGCTGATAAAAATCAACAACAATCGCGCCAAGCCGGCCCATGATGTCAAAGTAGGGGATATTATTTCTATCTCCGGCTCCCATCCGGTCACAGTGGAAATCACCGCCGTTCCGACCGGAAATGTCAGCAAGGAAGCCCGTAGCAGTTATTTTAAAATTGTTTAG
- a CDS encoding NUDIX hydrolase — MGKSPRLAADIIIEFPDHEIVLIKRGVEPFKGDWAIPGGGVEIGETVEQAAVREAKEETGLDIKLTGLVGVYSDPGRDPRGHTVSIVYHAIPVGGNMNADTDAAEVIKTADLFKNPLAFDHKNILEDWLKRVSHK; from the coding sequence ATGGGAAAAAGCCCCCGCCTCGCCGCCGATATCATCATCGAATTCCCCGATCATGAAATCGTCCTGATTAAAAGGGGCGTCGAACCGTTCAAAGGAGATTGGGCCATACCCGGCGGAGGCGTCGAAATAGGCGAGACCGTCGAGCAGGCGGCAGTCCGCGAAGCCAAAGAAGAAACCGGGCTCGATATAAAATTAACCGGTCTGGTCGGCGTCTATTCCGACCCGGGCCGCGACCCCCGCGGTCATACCGTATCCATCGTCTATCATGCCATCCCCGTCGGCGGTAACATGAACGCCGACACCGATGCCGCCGAGGTCATCAAAACCGCAGACTTATTCAAGAATCCACTGGCTTTCGATCATAAGAATATTCTTGAAGACTGGCTGAAAAGGGTATCGCACAAATAA
- a CDS encoding Sodium/hydrogen exchanger — translation MTHFNNTKYIKFLVAAFFLLIVLPADLMAAGGPEETKELPLILWGLIIILLVAKLGGHFMERLRQPAVLGELIFGIIIGNLYLLGVTFIEPLKSDKTIEVLAELGVIILLFEVGLETSVNEMRKVGVTSTLVALFGIIAPFFLGWGVSSLFMPEASIYVHIFIGATLTATSVGITARVLKDIGRLQARESKIILGAAVIDDILGLIILAVVVGIIDSANMGGGGTGLVDILIILGKALGFITGALLIGNYVIPRVFTVTSRLRGSGILLTTALLVCFLLAFLAEEIGLAAIVGAFAAGLILDKLHYRTFTDRGEHYIEESVAPIGTFLTPIFFVKMGMMVDLRTFANVDILFFAGIITVAAIIGKQACSLAIWDKQTNRLAVGLGMIPRGEVGLIFAGIGAKLAIGGIPVVSAGAFSAVVIMVIITTLVTPPALKYSMVRERKSKKEDD, via the coding sequence ATGACGCACTTCAATAACACGAAATATATAAAATTTTTGGTCGCGGCGTTCTTTCTCCTGATTGTTCTGCCGGCCGATCTTATGGCCGCCGGCGGACCGGAAGAAACCAAAGAATTGCCTCTTATCCTCTGGGGCCTGATTATAATCCTCCTGGTGGCGAAATTGGGCGGACACTTCATGGAAAGACTCCGTCAGCCGGCGGTCCTGGGCGAATTGATTTTCGGTATCATCATCGGCAATCTATATCTTCTGGGCGTCACTTTCATTGAACCCCTTAAAAGCGACAAGACCATCGAAGTCCTGGCGGAATTGGGCGTAATAATTCTTCTGTTCGAAGTCGGGCTGGAGACATCGGTTAATGAAATGCGTAAAGTCGGCGTGACCTCGACGCTGGTGGCCCTGTTCGGCATAATCGCCCCTTTCTTTCTCGGCTGGGGGGTCAGTTCTTTATTCATGCCGGAGGCCTCAATTTATGTCCATATTTTCATCGGGGCGACGCTGACCGCGACCTCGGTCGGAATCACGGCCCGGGTTCTGAAGGATATCGGACGGTTACAGGCGAGGGAATCGAAAATTATTCTGGGGGCGGCGGTAATCGATGATATTCTGGGTCTAATAATTCTGGCGGTGGTGGTCGGCATAATCGATTCGGCCAATATGGGAGGCGGCGGGACCGGTCTTGTCGACATTTTGATTATCCTGGGGAAAGCCCTCGGCTTTATTACAGGGGCGCTTTTAATTGGCAACTATGTAATACCCCGCGTATTTACCGTCACTTCCCGACTCCGGGGATCGGGAATACTCCTGACAACGGCCCTTCTGGTTTGCTTCCTTTTGGCATTTCTGGCCGAGGAAATCGGTCTGGCCGCGATTGTCGGCGCTTTCGCGGCCGGTTTGATTCTGGATAAATTGCACTATCGGACCTTCACCGACCGCGGCGAGCATTATATCGAGGAATCGGTCGCCCCGATCGGGACATTTTTGACGCCGATATTTTTCGTAAAAATGGGGATGATGGTCGACCTGCGGACGTTTGCCAATGTCGATATTTTATTTTTCGCGGGCATCATAACCGTGGCGGCGATAATCGGCAAGCAGGCCTGTTCTCTGGCGATATGGGACAAACAGACCAACCGTCTGGCGGTCGGATTGGGAATGATTCCGCGGGGCGAAGTCGGTCTAATTTTCGCGGGGATCGGGGCCAAACTGGCGATCGGCGGTATCCCGGTCGTTTCGGCCGGGGCCTTTTCGGCGGTCGTCATTATGGTGATTATTACGACCCTGGTGACGCCTCCGGCGCTCAAGTATTCCATGGTACGGGAAAGAAAATCGAAGAAAGAGGACGATTGA
- a CDS encoding PpiC-type peptidyl-prolyl cis-trans isomerase yields MTKSAMAVTRGLLILFGATVLFSAAFAAMEPLDRIVAIVGNDPILSSELAAQIQMAAIQRNIRPQNQQEVEKLQKEVLDQMISEKLFLAEAKKDTSIKTTPDEVDKALEDHIRTISSQFPSEDQFLAELSKEGLNLRTFKKRLRPEVENELLKQKLISKKLADISISRQEVMEFYNKYKDSIPDQPEAVRLAHILITFQPSKKTEDSVKALAESVRKNAAAGADFATLAATYSSGQNGINGGDLGFISRDDAVPEFSRAAFNLAPGQISGVVRTQFGYHIIKCEEVAGDKAHLRQILFEVLPTAADSQLTYHLVDSLKNEIVKGADFREIAKVYSADDDTRKQGGELGWFAVSDLPAEFQAALDSMKNIGDIYGPVKSQYGLHILKLLEHQDARKFSFDSDYDRVKEMARNAKTGEYVNKWVAEAKERTYVEVRPLGPAK; encoded by the coding sequence GTGACCAAATCAGCCATGGCCGTCACGCGCGGCCTCCTGATATTATTCGGAGCGACAGTCCTTTTTTCGGCGGCTTTTGCCGCGATGGAACCTCTGGATCGAATTGTCGCCATTGTCGGCAATGATCCTATCTTGAGTTCCGAACTGGCCGCTCAGATTCAGATGGCGGCCATCCAGAGGAATATCCGTCCCCAAAACCAGCAGGAAGTGGAGAAACTGCAAAAGGAAGTGCTCGACCAGATGATATCGGAAAAATTGTTTCTGGCCGAGGCCAAAAAGGATACCTCGATCAAAACCACTCCGGATGAAGTTGATAAGGCTCTGGAGGACCATATCCGGACCATCTCCTCCCAATTCCCTTCGGAAGATCAATTCCTGGCGGAACTGTCCAAAGAAGGCCTCAATCTGAGGACCTTCAAGAAACGGCTTCGCCCCGAAGTCGAAAATGAACTTTTGAAACAGAAATTGATTTCCAAAAAATTGGCCGATATTTCGATTTCGCGGCAGGAAGTGATGGAGTTTTATAATAAGTACAAAGATTCCATCCCCGACCAGCCCGAGGCGGTGCGGCTGGCCCATATCCTGATAACTTTCCAGCCGTCGAAAAAAACCGAGGATTCGGTCAAGGCCCTGGCCGAATCGGTGCGCAAGAACGCCGCCGCCGGAGCCGATTTCGCAACGTTGGCGGCGACCTATTCCTCCGGCCAGAACGGTATCAACGGCGGCGATCTCGGATTCATCTCCCGTGATGATGCCGTCCCGGAATTTTCCCGCGCCGCTTTCAACCTGGCGCCGGGTCAGATTTCCGGCGTGGTGCGGACTCAGTTCGGATATCATATCATCAAGTGCGAAGAAGTCGCCGGGGATAAGGCCCATCTCCGCCAGATTCTTTTCGAGGTTCTCCCGACCGCGGCCGATTCCCAACTGACCTATCATCTGGTCGATTCACTCAAGAATGAAATTGTGAAAGGGGCCGATTTCCGGGAAATCGCCAAAGTCTATTCGGCCGACGATGACACCCGCAAGCAGGGGGGAGAACTGGGCTGGTTCGCGGTCTCCGACCTGCCGGCGGAATTTCAGGCCGCGCTGGACAGCATGAAAAACATCGGCGACATCTACGGCCCGGTAAAATCCCAGTACGGCCTGCACATCTTGAAATTGCTGGAACATCAGGATGCCCGCAAATTTTCATTCGACAGCGACTATGACCGGGTCAAAGAAATGGCCCGCAACGCCAAAACCGGGGAATATGTCAATAAATGGGTGGCGGAGGCCAAAGAAAGAACCTATGTGGAAGTCCGGCCTCTCGGTCCGGCCAAATAA